A genome region from Triticum aestivum cultivar Chinese Spring chromosome 2B, IWGSC CS RefSeq v2.1, whole genome shotgun sequence includes the following:
- the LOC123047055 gene encoding G-type lectin S-receptor-like serine/threonine-protein kinase At2g19130: protein MVLWQYCLVLCLEIPPNECAVTHSKWQPKWMRSTDVLVTNLDFPGQSTDHANLLVHTIGPLPFYVYIGFFLRISKQSTQTLLHVSPLHTTDWASPLARSSLVLLCSCKRYPHGGPVARRRRQQARLGEWQVRTRLLPASSRHHQDQPITGPSLNRTQLQISSDGNLVIVHNDSVVWSTHIVNNRTRASSINTTATAAVVLNSGNLALTVTESPSSSSDLPLWQSFDHPTDIVLPGAKVGRNKITSLNRKGVSKKSLIDPGLGSYSVELDTSGQVVLKRLNPSVVYWHWASSKTSSLKLIPILKSILDMDPRTKGLINPAYVDNDQEEYYMYTSPDESSSTFVSLDISGQIKLNVWSEASQSWQTIYSQPADACTPAATCGAFTVCNGTAQPFCDCMGSFSQKSPRDWMFNDRTGGCIRNTPLHCNTSSNNKNTTSSTDIFNPIAHITLPYNPQSIDVVTTQSKCEEACLSSCSCTAYSYSNSRCSVWHGELLSVNRNDGIDNTSEDVLYLRLAAKDLPPSLMKNKRKPNVGAVTAASIIGFGLIMLMVLLLIWRNRFKWCGLPLYSNEGSSAGIIAFRYTDLVRATKNFSEKLGGGGFGSVYKGVLSDSKTTVAVKRLDGANQGEKQFRAEVSSIGLIQHINLVKLIGFCCEGHHRLLVYEHIFNGSLDSHLFKKSNNADAAVLNWNTRYQITLGVARGLSYLHQSCRECIIHCDVKPENILVDASFAPKVADFGLAAFVGRDFSRILTTFRGTKGYLAPEWLTGVAITPKIDVYGFGMVLMEIISGSRNSPETHNTSSSTSYHAEYFPVQAINKLHGGDVKSLVDPRLHGDFNLEEAERVCKVACWCIQDNEFDRPTMGEVVRVLEGLQEIDVPPMPRLLAAITAQPGAAYSV from the exons ATGGTTTTATGGCAATACTGCCTGGTATTATGCCTAGAGATACCTCCAAACGAGTGTGCAGTTACCCACTCCAAGTGGCAGCCCAAGTGGATGCGTAGTACTGATGTCCTAGTCACCAATCTTGACTTCCCTGGTCAGTCCACTGATCATGCCAATCTGCTTGTTCACACTATTGGCCCTCTTCCATTCTATGTATACATCGGCTTCTTCCTCCGAATATCAAAGCAGAGCACACAAACTCTTCTCCATGTCTCCCCTCTACATACTACCGATTGGGCTTCTCCTCTTGCACgttcctcattggtgctcctctgcAGCTGCAAGCGATACCCTCACGGCGGGCCAGTCGCTCGCCGTCGGCGGCAGCAAGCTCGTCTCGGGGAATGGCAAGTTCGCACTCGGCTTCTTCCAGCCAGCAGCAGGCACCATCA GGATCAGCCCATCACCGGCCCCAGCCTCAACCGAACACAGCTCCAGATATCAAGCGATGGCAATCTTGTCATTGTACACAATGATTCCGTAGTTTGGTCCACTCACATTGTCAATAATAGGACACGAGCCAGCAGCATAAACACCACAGCTACTGCTGCCGTTGTCTTGAACAGTGGAAATCTCGCCCTTACAGTTACAGAGAGCCCATCATCATCATCGGACCTACCGTTGTGGCAGAGCTTCGATCACCCAACAGATATTGTGCTTCCTGGTGCCAAGGTTGGCcgaaacaagatcactagtttgaATCGTAAGGGCGTCTCAAAGAAGAGCCTCATTGATCCGGGTCTCGGCTCATACAGCGTTGAACTAGACACCAGCGGGCAGGTCGTCCTCAAGCGCCTAAACCCCTCAGTGGTGTATTGGCATTGGGCATCCTCCAAAACATCATCATTGAAGCTTATACCAATACTCAAGTCCATTCTGGATATGGATCCACGGACCAAAGGTTTGATTAACCCAGCATATGTTGATAACGACCAAGAGGAGTACTACATGTACACCTCACCAGATGAATCATCTTCCACATTTGTCTCACTTGACATCTCTGGTCAGATAAAGCTGAATGTTTGGTCGGAAGCCAGCCAGTCTTGGCAAACCATATATTCCCAGCCCGCCGATGCCTGCACTCCGGCCGCTACCTGTGGAGCTTTCACAGTATGCAACGGCACTGCACAACCATTCTGTGACTGTATGGGGAGCTTCTCACAGAAGTCACCGCGGGATTGGATGTTTAATGATCGAACAGGAGGGTGCATCAGAAATACACCGTTACACTGCAACACTAGCAGTAACAACAAAAACACGACAAGTTCAACAGATATATTCAACCCCATTGCTCATATTACGTTACCCTACAACCCACAAAGCATAGACGTTGTTACCACACAGAGCAAATGTGAAGAAGCTTGTCTCAGTTCCTGCTCCTGCACTGCTTATTCCTATAGCAACAGCAGATGCTCTGTCTGGCATGGGGAATTGCTTAGTGTAAATCGGAATGATGGCATTGATAATACTTCTGAAGATGTTCTATACCTCCGCCTTGCCGCCAAAGATTTGCCGCCAAGTTTGATGAAGAACAAAAGAAAACCAAACGTTGGAGCTGTTACCGCTGCAAGCATTATTGGTTTTGGGTTAATAATGCTCATGGTGTTGTTACTGATTTGGAGGAACAGATTCAAGTGGTGTGGTTTGCCTTTGTACAGCAATGAAGGTAGTTCTGCTGGCATCATAGCCTTCAGATACACTGACTTAGTTCGTGCTACTAAAAACTTCTCAGAAAAGCTGGGAGGAGGTGGTTTTGGTTCTGTATACAAGGGAGTATTAAGTGACTCGAAGACTACCGTGGCAGTGAAAAGGCTTGATGGTGCCAATCAAGGGGAGAAGCAATTCAGAGCTGAGGTGAGCTCAATTGGACTGATCCAACATATCAACCTAGTCAAATTGATTGGTTTCTGCTGCGAAGGTCATCACAGATTACTTGTGTACGAGCACATATTCAATGGGTCTCTTGATAGTCATCTATTTAAGAAGAGCAATAATGCTGATGCTGCTGTCCTAAACTGGAACACCAGGTATCAGATAACCCTAGGAGTTGCCAGAGGGTTGTCCTACTTGCATCAGAGTTGCCGTGAATGCATCATACACTGTGATGTTAAGCCAGAAAACATACTTGTGGACGCATCCTTTGCTCCCAAAGTTGCAGACTTTGGATTGGCAGCGTTTGTTGGAAGGGATTTTAGCCGAATTCTGACCACATTCAGAGGAACCAAAGGTTATCTTGCTCCAGAGTGGCTTACCGGAGTTGCTATTACACCAAAAATCGATGTTTACGGCTTCGGCATGGTACTGATGGAGATCATATCCGGAAGCAGGAATTCACCTGAAACACACAACACTAGCAGCAGCACCAGTTACCACGCTGAATATTTCCCTGTGCAAGCCATCAACAAGCTTCATGGGGGAGATGTGAAGAGTTTGGTGGATCCACGATTGCATGGTGACTTCAATTTGGAAGAGGCTGAAAGGGTTTGCAAAGTTGCATGTTGGTGCATTCAAGATAATGAGTTTGATCGGCCGACGATGGGTGAAGTGGTCCGGGTTCTCGAGGGTCTGCAGGAAATTGATGTGCCCCCGATGCCAAGACTGCTTGCAGCTATAACGGCGCAACCTGGTGCTGCATATTCAGTGTAA